In Sesamum indicum cultivar Zhongzhi No. 13 linkage group LG8, S_indicum_v1.0, whole genome shotgun sequence, the sequence TACAAACAATCAGAGCCAGAAAGAATGACCAAGTCTCGCATCTAATCTGTAAAATGAGGGTATGAGGACTTTAAATTTCACACTTGGAGCACCTATTCAGATTTCTTCAGGGACTTGGTTGATAGATTTCTCTTCATCCGGCTAAATGGGCCTACTGCCCTATCCATAATGTACATGTAGATGACCTGGCTCCAAGATCTATAAGAATCCAAATTCTCATAGAACTCTGGTGCAATCTCCCTCACCTTGTGAAGCTTGCTCCCTGGTATTCTTGGGAAATCATGGTGCTCATTGTGGTAGCCTACGCTCCATGTCATAAGGTTCAGAGGACCATAGTAAGAGTAGGTTTCTTGATCTGGATTAAAAACATAGTGTTCTGAGATAAAGTGGCCAGCCATTGGGTGCATTCCACCTCCAACAAAGGTagacaaaatcaaataacCCAAAGCCTTCCAGCCCCAGAAATGAACCAGAGCAACATCAAGGGCCAGTTGGataatcaaattaacaaattccCATATGCCAGGAGGTTTTGGTTTGAGAAAGAGTGGTCGAAgagcataaaaaaatagttggaaAATGACCCATATTGATTTTGAGACAACATTTGTTACCAGCTTGGCTTCCGTGAGGCTTGGAACGTCCATATCGACTCCATCCACCCCTTGGTAGCGATGGTGCTCAAgatgatatttttgaaaagtgaCAGACATGGGTACACCAATAGGAAGGTTAGCAAAAATCCCCAGCCATCGGTTGTAGACTGGAGTCGAGAAGGCTAAGTTGTGGCTAAGCTCATGAATGGCCAAGAAGAGATTGTGATTGagaaaagaaccaaaaaaataagCCACTATAAGTATCTTCATCCAAGATGCATTGTATAGGAAGGTTGCAGTCCATAGCTGAAGCAATACAACTGCAGCAATCTGCAATGTACAAAATCAGGAAACATGAACCACAGCATTTAACTTGGATCTTATGcactacaaaaatttaaatgcacTTTATGGCATTGAcaagaatttagaaaataaaaaggtgaCGAACCCATAAGAAACAGTCTTGATTCATATAACTAGTTAATCTTATTGCTAATTGGACGGAACAGATCTCTCTTCACTATTTCCAACCAAAGCAGATCTCTCTTCACTATTTTCCACCAGCATTCCAAATTCCCTATACACATTTACCTAGATAATAAGGTCAAAATATGCAGTCTGGAAGCAAAATAGTGATCCTCcattctaaataattatatattttgagttTGAGATATATGACCATATAtcggaaaacaaaaaagaagtcGAAGACAATTAGACACATTATCTTGCCTTCACCTGAACAGAAAAACTGAATCTCTTATCCCGCCAATGATTTCAACCATCGTGGATGGGGTGGCCACAAATGTCTCAATTACTTTGAATCAACTGAGAAAGTTGAATCTACATATAAAAGAGGCCTAACTAATTTTTTGCAAAGCGATAATGTGACCAGCAAAAAGTAGAAGCTATCGTTTCTTTGTTTCGGTTAGTCATTTTCCTCTTGCAGTTGTGAGAGGGTAGGTTCGAGGTGGTTCATGATGTGATGCAACCAAAATCCCATAAAAGATGATAAATTCTAATGgaaaaaaagacaaattatcaaaattaaatgcgCGAGAGAATGCCGGCAATGTTGCATACAAAACCACATGTAAACCAACAATACCACAGCGGCCAGTAGAATAAGACAACAAAACAGTTCAGCAAATTCAAAAACCACCACAATCAGAATGTAGCTGAACGAAAACAATATGAACAAACACAAATACACGAAAGATTCACAATGTAAGCTCCctaacaagaaaagaaaaaggtaccTTAAGGAAAGCAAAGGGGTCAGGGCCGAAGAGGTGTTTGATTTGAGGGTATTGAGAGAGGATCTGCCGTCTGCGGGAAGCATGCGGCTCGTCTGTGTATGACCAGAAGAAATCCGTAGCCATTGTTTCTTCTTCGTCTTCGCCTCTCTGTTTCCCACCGTACCCCATGTCtgccccccctctctctctctctctatctgtTGGTCTTTTGTTTGTCGGAGATCCTCTCACTCTCTTTGATTGGGGCTTATGATTTTCATTTGGACGAGTGGTGGGTGCTCTTTTCCACTTATGCCCCTGCCCCATGTGGATCTCTGTATAttccatttaaatattataggggtaaattatacttaataatttatttatacaaactattaTTGTCTTTTGTGTAAGCATATAAATTCTTCCTAACAGTAAAAgattatgattattttgtataagGATGTTGGCGTATTTgggatatatatgtatatatatatcattttttcagaatataaatttaatatgtttaaatgatattgacattttttatagatgtacgtaataatttttcaaaatatcccTTTATTATATTACACAATATTCGAATATAGATCATAAGTGCGAGAATATAGATGTAATAATcccttaattatattacacatTACTTCATTgtttccaaaaataatattaatttcattattaattaattggtaaaaaaaaaagaataatttctCATTGAATTCAGATCATATTCTAATGAAATgtactattaaaatttaaaacttaacaaattgaatggataatatatttttattcgaaTTATTGGAAAGAATACTAGTAGCAAATTCGACTCATATAAAGTTTGTACGTAGAGAAgtagtattaaatataactttgaTTTAAAGTGTATTTTGTACAAGACAAGATTTTCTATCAAATACGCGAGTCGTCACTCGTCATAGATATGACAGATATCTGGTATCGTTGCACATGGACGTGAGACCCTCTTCTTGTTGAATAGGACTTGATAACATTAGCGAGCGGtgcacacaaataaaaagttgaaacaaGTCAAAAACCCTATTTCCACTATTACTCTAGCTTAgtagtaataaataataatgcaaTACACCGTAGCCTTGAAGCCTGAAGAGGGTACAGCTGCTCCTCAACTCATGTCATCAAGCCTAAAATAATGCAACATTTTCCTAACTTGCAGTACTacgttattattaatttaatattttccttCTCATCTcaattcattattatattttgcaaCCATTTCCCTCCCTTCTTTACTGCTCTCTCCCCTTCGCTACTCGACACTCTATAGGCTGTGCCGTGGCGGCACACCAGCTGAAGCCCCAGGTGGGTGCAACGGAGGAGGATTGGCGTTCAGGGGAACAAGTTCTAACAATGAATTTACagacataacaaaaaaatctataCGGCTCCAGATTACAGCAGGTCTAACTTCCCTATCTCCTTTCTAGTTCTTCCCACAAGTCCCTCCTcaagggagaaaaaaaaaaaagaactgtAAATATGatcaattcaaaaaatgaacACTCAATACATGAAATACGCTTTATATGTGCTTAACCAAATCATCAATCTGGCACCTCTGTGATGTGCGGAATGGGTATCTCATGTCTGCGAGTAATTTCTTCTGGTCCTTGCTGTCTTATTAAAATGCTGCTCTCAGGGCTCCCCTAGCAGCCTCGCGCTTCATCTCTGCAGCTTTTCCGGTGCCTCGGAAGTACATGTATACTTGCTGCACAATGAGAAGCCATAGTGAAAACTGTTAATCATGCATGCAAACTTAATTTATACATGAAGCTGTATATTATTAAGTAGAGAAGGATATCAAAGGGGACCTGTATGACCCAAATGCTCAGAACCGACTCAAGGCAGAAGAGTCCAAAGCCGATGAAGTAGAAAACCTGCATAGCCAAGAACTATGTTAATAGTGTCGGCAGAGAAGAAAGTGAAGGATGCCTCTATGTAAATCAAGTCATCATTCTGATCTGCAACTGTAGGGCTAAAACAACAGCGACCAGTATATACTGTTCGCATGAATTCAAACTTACCCCAACCAATACATGGTCGCCTATGAGATCCACGGCTGGCAGGATACCTCTGCACGAAGCAGCACTCATGATCAGATCAAAATCGAACAGATGACTTACCAAAACAACCTAGTGCTACTGTTAATCGCCAGTATCACAGTTACAGAAAAGATCTTGGACTCGATTATCATTAAGGGGATGGAACAAGAGCCAAAACAAGGGAAAAGTCAAATcagataaaaagaattaaaagatGTCATATAGATTTAccaacaaaatgcataaaattgtgatgaaaaaaatttaaaggcAGACATACGTCAAGGATTTTCCTCTGAATACTACAGGAGGTGCAACAGCAGCAAAGATACAGAAGCCTATGTGGAGCTGTAAAGGGATCAAATTAgttattatcataatttcagTTGAGGTGGAATCAATGATAAGTTACGAGACTTACCAAGTAAAACAGGAAAAACCAGCCAAACTTCAGGGCACTTTCATTCCTGTAAGACATAAGGATGCCAAGTTAACTATATTTAGATCAAGAACTATTGAACCATTCTCACTACCTTTTACAAGTTAATTCAATAACAGTCTCGGCATCAAATGAAAAGATTCACCAGATTCCCCCCTGCCTCGTATGCATatctcattttaaaataattattttcaaacagATAGATGTCTTTAAGTTTGCGCCTAGAACCTGTAAAAGTGCCGTTCGGTGCAAACTATGCTAATTCTAAATGTAAAGTTGGTTTTGCGAAGAGATAGAAGCACAAACCTGAAAGCACGGTACAGTGGACGGTACCATAACACATAGGCTCCTGGAACCCCTGATATGAAGTATATAATAGCAAGAAACCAAATCTTTGCATCTAGCAGACAGATCTTAAAGTCAGGGCAGTTGGTTCAGGAAACCAGTAACAGGATAATAGAATCAACAGGGATTATTGGATACCAACCTCCATGTTTAATCCACGCAGTAGTCACAGCTATAACATTCCATAGAAGAGCAATAACGAGTCCTGATCAATAAACAGTACATAAATCATTAGTAGCACTCAAGCATCATCCTTCTCAGACCCAAAGATTAGGGGTGGGGGAGTCTTGGATTTATTACAGTTTCAGATAacatacaataatatataggtaaactgtttctttttttcctt encodes:
- the LOC105167910 gene encoding sphingolipid delta(4)-desaturase DES1-like, with translation MGYGGKQRGEDEEETMATDFFWSYTDEPHASRRRQILSQYPQIKHLFGPDPFAFLKIAAVVLLQLWTATFLYNASWMKILIVAYFFGSFLNHNLFLAIHELSHNLAFSTPVYNRWLGIFANLPIGVPMSVTFQKYHLEHHRYQGVDGVDMDVPSLTEAKLVTNVVSKSIWVIFQLFFYALRPLFLKPKPPGIWEFVNLIIQLALDVALVHFWGWKALGYLILSTFVGGGMHPMAGHFISEHYVFNPDQETYSYYGPLNLMTWSVGYHNEHHDFPRIPGSKLHKVREIAPEFYENLDSYRSWSQVIYMYIMDRAVGPFSRMKRNLSTKSLKKSE
- the LOC105167911 gene encoding secretory carrier-associated membrane protein 2-like, producing the protein MAGRYDRNPFDEEDEVNPFADGGGRGKASGQSKFGGGPFYTTATGSVPPVTNSRLSPLPPEPADFYNPTAPVDIPLDSAADLKQKERELQAKEAELKRREQDVRRKEEAAARAGIVLEEKNWPPFFPIIHHDIANEIPIHLQKLQYVAFTTLLGLVIALLWNVIAVTTAWIKHGDAKIWFLAIIYFISGVPGAYVLWYRPLYRAFRNESALKFGWFFLFYLLHIGFCIFAAVAPPVVFRGKSLTGILPAVDLIGDHVLVGVFYFIGFGLFCLESVLSIWVIQQVYMYFRGTGKAAEMKREAARGALRAAF